A section of the Pseudomonas lini genome encodes:
- a CDS encoding LTA synthase family protein has product MANPDALSQQRASSRLLQPTVKSHLAYTLLCALVMMVMFSLLRVALLVYNSSMILDTPASTFLEAFANGLRFDLRLVVYLSIPLLLALFSARAMAARGFFRLWLTVASSIALFLGLMEMDFYREFHQRLNGLVFQYVKEDPKTVMSMLWYGFPVVRYLLAWAVGTLILTFAFKGADRATRPRGPFSGGSISTRQVAPWYTRGVVFVVCLLVCVVAARGTLRQGPPMRWGDVYTTDSNFANQLGLNGTLSLIAAAKSRMSEDRDNIWKATLPQPQAQQIVRDMLVMPDEKLVDADIAAVRRDYMPPADKTLPIKNVVVILMESMAGHSVGALGAPGNITPYLDKLSKEGLLFDRFFSNGTHTHQGMFATMACFPNLPGFEYLMQTPEGSHKLSGLPQLLSARDYGDVYVYNGDFAWDNQSGFFSNQGMTNFIGRNDFVNPVFSDPTWGVSDQDMFDRGLIELKARENGKPFYALLQTLSNHTPYALPTPLPVERVTDRGSLNEHLTAMRYADWALGQFFEKARKEPYFKETLFVVVGDHGFGNERQITEMDLGRFNVPMLMIAPGIQEKFGQRDHTVGTQIDVVPTIMGRIGGEVRHQCWGRDLLNLPQGDTGFGVIKPSGSEQTTAIITDNQILVLPKEKEMAPKVYQYELGATPHAEIIADAPRTAELKLKLEAFLQTATKSLIDNTAGVVHGKPD; this is encoded by the coding sequence ATGGCAAACCCGGACGCCCTGAGTCAGCAGCGAGCTTCTAGTCGCCTGCTGCAACCGACCGTCAAATCGCATTTGGCCTACACACTGTTGTGTGCCCTGGTCATGATGGTCATGTTCAGCCTGCTGCGCGTGGCGCTGCTGGTCTACAACAGCTCGATGATCCTCGACACACCGGCTTCGACCTTTCTGGAAGCGTTCGCCAACGGCCTGCGTTTCGACTTGCGTCTGGTGGTTTACCTCAGCATTCCGCTGTTGCTGGCATTGTTCAGCGCCCGGGCCATGGCCGCCCGCGGGTTCTTCCGGCTGTGGTTGACCGTTGCCTCGAGCATCGCGCTGTTCCTCGGCCTGATGGAGATGGACTTTTACCGCGAATTCCACCAGCGCCTCAACGGTCTGGTCTTCCAGTACGTGAAAGAAGACCCGAAAACCGTGATGAGCATGCTCTGGTACGGTTTTCCGGTGGTTCGTTATCTATTGGCCTGGGCCGTAGGCACGTTGATTCTGACCTTCGCATTCAAGGGCGCCGACCGCGCCACGCGTCCTCGCGGGCCGTTCAGCGGTGGCAGCATTAGTACGCGGCAGGTCGCTCCGTGGTATACGCGTGGCGTAGTGTTCGTGGTCTGCCTGCTGGTCTGCGTGGTCGCTGCTCGTGGCACCTTGCGTCAGGGCCCGCCAATGCGTTGGGGTGACGTTTACACCACCGACTCCAACTTCGCCAACCAGTTGGGCCTCAACGGCACGCTGTCGCTGATCGCGGCGGCGAAGAGCCGGATGTCCGAAGATCGCGACAATATCTGGAAGGCAACGCTGCCACAGCCGCAAGCTCAGCAAATCGTGCGTGACATGCTGGTGATGCCGGACGAAAAACTGGTGGATGCCGATATCGCAGCCGTGCGTCGCGATTACATGCCGCCGGCCGACAAGACTCTGCCGATCAAGAACGTCGTCGTGATCCTGATGGAAAGCATGGCCGGTCACTCGGTGGGTGCCTTGGGCGCACCGGGCAACATCACGCCGTACCTCGACAAACTGTCGAAAGAAGGCCTGCTGTTCGATCGCTTCTTCTCCAACGGGACGCACACCCACCAGGGTATGTTCGCCACCATGGCCTGCTTCCCGAACCTGCCGGGTTTCGAATACCTGATGCAGACTCCGGAAGGCAGCCACAAACTGTCCGGCCTGCCACAGTTGCTCAGCGCCCGTGATTACGGCGATGTATACGTCTATAACGGCGACTTTGCCTGGGACAACCAGTCGGGTTTCTTCAGCAACCAGGGCATGACCAACTTCATCGGTCGTAACGACTTTGTGAACCCGGTGTTCTCCGATCCGACCTGGGGCGTGTCCGACCAGGACATGTTCGACCGTGGTCTGATAGAGCTCAAGGCGCGGGAAAACGGCAAGCCGTTCTATGCATTGCTGCAAACCCTGTCCAACCACACGCCATATGCCTTGCCGACGCCATTGCCGGTTGAGCGTGTAACCGATCGCGGCAGCCTGAACGAGCATTTGACCGCCATGCGTTATGCGGACTGGGCACTGGGCCAATTCTTTGAAAAGGCCCGCAAGGAGCCGTACTTCAAGGAAACCCTGTTTGTCGTCGTAGGCGACCACGGTTTTGGCAACGAGCGTCAGATAACCGAAATGGACCTGGGCCGCTTCAATGTGCCGATGTTGATGATCGCACCGGGCATCCAGGAGAAGTTCGGCCAGCGTGACCATACAGTGGGCACTCAGATCGACGTCGTGCCGACCATCATGGGGCGTATTGGTGGCGAAGTGCGTCATCAGTGTTGGGGACGCGACCTGCTCAACCTGCCTCAAGGCGACACCGGTTTTGGCGTGATCAAGCCGTCGGGTAGCGAGCAAACCACCGCCATCATCACGGATAACCAGATTCTGGTTCTGCCAAAGGAAAAGGAAATGGCGCCGAAGGTGTACCAGTACGAACTGGGCGCGACGCCTCACGCCGAGATCATTGCGGATGCACCGCGTACAGCGGAGCTGAAGCTCAAGCTCGAAGCGTTCCTGCAAACGGCCACTAAAAGCCTGATCGATAACACCGCCGGTGTGGTTCACGGCAAACCGGACTAA
- a CDS encoding START domain-containing protein, with the protein MGSLHRMAVLCGLTVLLASTAQAEEWKTAKEEDGIKVSLSEVAGSQYKAYRGVTVMKTTMAKLRALQEDVPGACAWIHECKTQKLLKHEGNQSWTYTQFNTPWPVTPRDSVLHVTTVESADGSLTRELEGQPKYLPEEKGFVRVAQVKGFWKLVPKGDQVEVTYQAHTEPGGSVPSWLANKFVVDAPFNTLKALKERAEK; encoded by the coding sequence ATGGGTTCGCTGCATCGTATGGCTGTGTTGTGTGGTTTGACGGTTTTGCTGGCCTCCACGGCCCAAGCCGAAGAATGGAAAACCGCCAAGGAAGAAGACGGCATCAAGGTGTCCTTGAGTGAAGTGGCCGGTTCCCAATACAAGGCTTACCGTGGCGTGACCGTCATGAAGACCACCATGGCCAAACTGCGTGCATTGCAGGAAGACGTGCCGGGCGCCTGTGCCTGGATTCACGAGTGCAAGACTCAGAAGTTGCTCAAACATGAAGGCAACCAGAGCTGGACCTACACCCAGTTCAATACCCCTTGGCCGGTCACTCCTCGCGACTCCGTGTTGCATGTCACCACCGTTGAAAGCGCCGATGGCAGCCTGACCCGCGAGTTGGAAGGGCAGCCGAAGTACCTTCCGGAAGAAAAAGGTTTTGTACGGGTCGCCCAGGTCAAAGGTTTCTGGAAGCTCGTGCCTAAAGGCGATCAAGTCGAAGTGACTTATCAGGCCCATACCGAACCCGGCGGCAGCGTGCCGTCGTGGTTGGCCAACAAGTTCGTGGTCGACGCGCCGTTCAATACCCTCAAAGCCCTGAAAGAACGCGCCGAGAAATAA
- a CDS encoding YkgJ family cysteine cluster protein, translating into MRCREGCGACCIAPSISSPIPGMPNGKAAGERCIQLSADNLCNIFGKPERPAVCSAFEADVEVCGSSSDEAIKLLGWWEQMTAA; encoded by the coding sequence ATGAGATGCCGTGAAGGCTGTGGCGCCTGTTGCATTGCCCCTTCCATCAGTTCGCCGATTCCCGGAATGCCCAATGGCAAAGCCGCTGGAGAACGTTGCATACAGCTGTCTGCCGATAACCTGTGCAATATTTTCGGCAAGCCGGAACGTCCTGCGGTGTGTTCGGCATTTGAAGCCGATGTCGAGGTCTGCGGAAGCAGCAGCGATGAAGCGATCAAGTTGCTGGGCTGGTGGGAGCAAATGACGGCCGCGTGA
- a CDS encoding translation initiation factor 2, with product MKPIFPAAWLLICLLMTCHPEGVMAASVQEKPTASTTAKKTAPVKKNAPAKKKAAAVKKRSPIASKSKPASEVVKTKLPSANLDLSLPKDMVEELKPVGTVQLPRHEALLPQMFGDKSSPFQLNGRLLSNEMQLQLRNEERREVEGAALDFEFKQ from the coding sequence ATGAAGCCGATTTTTCCTGCCGCCTGGTTGTTGATCTGCCTGTTAATGACCTGTCACCCGGAAGGCGTCATGGCGGCCTCCGTTCAGGAAAAACCGACAGCCAGCACCACCGCGAAAAAAACGGCACCGGTCAAAAAAAACGCGCCGGCCAAAAAGAAGGCTGCTGCGGTCAAAAAACGTTCCCCCATTGCTTCCAAGTCGAAACCGGCCAGTGAAGTCGTGAAAACCAAACTCCCTTCGGCAAATCTCGACTTGAGCCTGCCCAAGGACATGGTCGAAGAACTGAAGCCGGTTGGCACGGTACAGTTGCCCCGACACGAGGCCCTGTTGCCGCAAATGTTCGGTGACAAAAGCAGCCCGTTCCAGCTCAACGGTCGCCTGCTCAGCAATGAAATGCAGCTGCAGTTGCGCAATGAAGAGCGTCGGGAAGTTGAGGGTGCGGCACTGGATTTCGAGTTCAAGCAGTAA
- a CDS encoding PLP-dependent aminotransferase family protein, protein MTNLLLYQRIAQQLAEDIRRGVYQPGERVPSVRKMSSQLNVSHATVLQAYANLEDQGLIRARPQSGYYVHQTPALTAPTPDIARVERPGLVTRSSIIQQVLVESRREGVFPLGAAVPSVDYLPVRALHQQLAKVTRFHSPRAFSYMFSPGFEPLRRQVAIRMRDAGVVVDPSEVVITHGCVDALQMSLRVLTRPGDLIAAESPTYYGLLQLADLLGLKVIEIPSDPATGMSLEALQLAANQWSIKALVLTTRLSNPLGGTMPEERQKQLLRLASDFDIQVVEDDIYGELMFEQGRTKSLKAYDRLDRVIYCSSFSKTLSPGVRIGWMIAGKYQQEIQRLQTFSTHSACSVTQMGIAAYLENGGYDRHLRYIRQEYRKNLSAFQLAVQQYFPEGTQMTRPTGGFILWVSLPGRVNTQELHVRALQQGISIAPGLIFSNTEQFNHCIRLNCGIPWNREAERALMTLGLLATQLCQETASGF, encoded by the coding sequence ATGACCAATCTCTTGCTCTATCAACGAATTGCTCAGCAACTGGCCGAAGACATCCGCCGCGGTGTCTATCAACCCGGGGAGCGCGTGCCTTCGGTGCGCAAGATGAGCTCGCAGCTCAACGTCAGCCATGCAACGGTGTTGCAGGCCTACGCCAACCTTGAGGATCAGGGGCTGATCCGTGCCCGGCCGCAATCTGGTTACTACGTTCACCAGACGCCAGCGCTCACGGCGCCAACCCCGGATATTGCCCGGGTCGAGCGACCTGGCCTCGTCACCCGCAGCAGCATCATTCAGCAAGTTCTGGTTGAATCCCGCCGCGAAGGCGTCTTCCCATTGGGCGCCGCCGTACCGAGCGTCGACTATCTGCCGGTGCGGGCGCTGCATCAGCAACTGGCCAAAGTCACCCGTTTCCATAGCCCGCGGGCGTTCAGCTACATGTTCAGCCCCGGTTTCGAGCCGTTGCGTCGGCAAGTGGCGATCCGCATGCGCGATGCCGGCGTGGTGGTCGATCCGTCGGAAGTGGTGATCACCCACGGCTGCGTCGATGCGTTGCAGATGTCTCTGCGCGTATTGACCCGGCCGGGCGATCTGATCGCGGCCGAGTCGCCGACCTATTACGGTTTGCTGCAACTGGCCGACTTGCTGGGGCTGAAAGTCATCGAGATTCCCAGCGATCCCGCCACCGGCATGAGCCTCGAAGCCCTGCAACTGGCGGCCAACCAATGGTCGATCAAGGCGCTGGTGCTGACCACGCGCCTGAGCAATCCCTTGGGCGGTACCATGCCCGAAGAGCGACAGAAACAACTGCTGCGCCTGGCTTCGGATTTCGATATCCAGGTTGTTGAAGACGATATTTACGGCGAGCTGATGTTCGAGCAGGGTCGCACCAAATCGCTCAAGGCCTATGACCGTCTGGATCGGGTGATCTATTGCTCCAGCTTCTCCAAGACCCTGTCGCCCGGTGTGCGCATCGGCTGGATGATTGCCGGCAAGTACCAGCAGGAAATCCAGCGCTTGCAGACCTTCAGTACCCATTCGGCCTGCAGCGTCACGCAAATGGGCATCGCGGCCTATCTGGAGAACGGCGGTTACGACCGGCATTTGCGCTACATCCGTCAGGAGTACCGCAAGAACCTCAGCGCGTTCCAGCTGGCGGTGCAGCAGTACTTTCCGGAAGGTACGCAGATGACCCGGCCCACCGGCGGCTTCATTTTGTGGGTCAGCCTGCCAGGGCGGGTTAATACGCAGGAACTGCATGTGCGTGCGTTGCAGCAGGGCATCAGCATTGCGCCGGGGCTGATTTTCAGTAATACCGAGCAGTTCAATCACTGCATTCGCCTGAACTGTGGCATCCCCTGGAACCGCGAGGCCGAGCGTGCATTGATGACGTTGGGGTTACTGGCGACGCAACTTTGTCAGGAGACGGCGAGCGGTTTTTGA
- a CDS encoding OmpA family protein has protein sequence MSLKTKAFGGLILAGCASLYGCAGQHSEAVLQQAGADFQKVKEDSNVLRIAPKDVIRAGESLARADRLSSYWGSGSDVVHYAYLSQRYSEIAREHTNQVLNEESAAKLELERQRLQLALRESKLLSVQQQGKWLEEQIVALATTQTDRGLVMTLGDVLFDTGEAELKSSANRVVLKIVQFLQLNPKRVVRIEGYTDSTGGKQENLKLSRDRAQSVADVLMDLGIDDKRIKVEGYGDEYPVDVNASERGRAQNRRVEIVFSDEKGQLGAAR, from the coding sequence ATGAGCCTCAAGACCAAAGCATTCGGCGGCTTGATCCTGGCCGGCTGCGCAAGCCTTTATGGCTGCGCCGGGCAACACAGCGAAGCCGTATTACAGCAGGCCGGCGCCGACTTCCAGAAGGTCAAGGAAGACTCCAACGTGCTGCGCATTGCGCCCAAAGACGTGATCCGTGCCGGTGAGTCCCTGGCCCGCGCCGATCGTCTGTCCAGCTACTGGGGCAGCGGTTCGGACGTTGTGCATTATGCCTACCTGAGCCAGCGCTACAGCGAAATCGCCCGGGAGCACACCAATCAGGTGCTCAACGAGGAGAGCGCTGCGAAGCTCGAACTCGAGCGTCAGCGCCTGCAATTGGCCCTGCGTGAGTCCAAGTTGCTCAGCGTGCAGCAACAGGGCAAGTGGCTCGAAGAACAAATTGTAGCGCTGGCGACCACCCAAACCGACCGTGGTCTGGTGATGACGCTGGGCGATGTGCTGTTCGATACCGGTGAAGCAGAATTGAAAAGCTCTGCAAACCGCGTGGTGCTGAAGATCGTCCAGTTCTTGCAGCTCAATCCAAAACGCGTGGTGCGGATCGAGGGCTATACCGACAGCACTGGCGGTAAACAGGAGAATCTCAAGCTGTCCCGCGACCGCGCACAATCGGTGGCGGATGTGCTGATGGACCTGGGCATCGACGACAAACGTATCAAAGTCGAAGGCTACGGCGATGAATACCCGGTGGACGTGAACGCTTCCGAGCGCGGGCGTGCGCAGAACCGTCGGGTAGAAATTGTGTTCTCCGACGAAAAAGGCCAGCTCGGCGCCGCCCGCTAA
- a CDS encoding DUF4398 domain-containing protein yields the protein MSIRPLFAALAVLALAGCAADPAPNEQIRLTEQALEQAKAVGATADEVPEMKLAEDKFKRAKGNMADQSFKNARMRAEQAELDARLAEARVLTLKSEAQLNVLNTRITRLRKQLGDAQ from the coding sequence GTGAGTATTCGACCTCTTTTCGCTGCCCTGGCCGTTCTGGCTCTGGCGGGTTGTGCAGCCGATCCGGCGCCGAATGAACAAATACGCCTGACCGAACAGGCCCTCGAACAAGCCAAGGCCGTGGGTGCTACCGCCGACGAAGTGCCAGAGATGAAACTGGCTGAAGACAAGTTCAAGCGTGCCAAGGGCAACATGGCCGATCAGTCCTTCAAGAATGCGCGCATGCGGGCCGAGCAGGCCGAGCTGGACGCGCGCCTGGCCGAAGCCCGGGTTCTGACCCTCAAGAGCGAGGCGCAGTTAAACGTGCTCAATACCCGCATCACTCGCCTGCGCAAGCAACTGGGAGATGCCCAATGA
- a CDS encoding substrate-binding periplasmic protein, with product MSLRRWFGCSFLSGLWLSLTLLPGLSIAAGKCERLVVTGSPDAPPYLWQDPQNPKYLIGASADLLQQVAGELGIKVELLYAGKRSQALDEVRSGRMDMLADAPLMVSELENLDYIHPPLLENDYLVWTRNDSLLVYNEAQDLHGHPGALSEKARVTSSFGTFAEQQLTLVRTPNLTQAFQKLLLNEVEFVLAGRYSGMAMVQTLGMADDLMAHPQPIDKPGLFLAVSHNSACNDPWLRGQLAKKMTELPASGLTEAALLRNIERWKAQRSQPQPQPVSTPKQ from the coding sequence ATGAGTCTGCGCCGCTGGTTTGGCTGCTCTTTTTTGTCGGGTTTGTGGTTAAGCCTGACGCTGTTGCCGGGGCTATCCATAGCCGCGGGCAAATGCGAGCGCCTGGTGGTGACCGGCAGCCCTGATGCGCCGCCGTACCTGTGGCAAGACCCGCAAAACCCCAAGTATCTGATTGGCGCCAGCGCAGACCTGTTGCAGCAAGTGGCGGGGGAGTTGGGCATCAAGGTTGAGCTGCTTTACGCCGGCAAACGCTCCCAGGCCCTGGACGAAGTGCGCAGCGGGCGCATGGACATGCTGGCCGATGCACCATTGATGGTCAGTGAGCTGGAAAATCTGGATTACATCCATCCACCGTTGCTGGAAAACGATTATCTGGTCTGGACCCGCAACGACTCGTTACTGGTCTACAACGAAGCGCAGGACCTTCACGGTCATCCCGGTGCCTTGTCGGAAAAGGCTCGAGTGACCTCGTCATTTGGCACTTTCGCCGAGCAGCAATTGACCCTGGTGCGCACGCCCAATCTGACCCAGGCCTTTCAGAAATTGCTGCTGAACGAGGTGGAATTTGTCCTCGCCGGACGCTACTCGGGCATGGCCATGGTGCAAACGCTGGGGATGGCCGATGACTTGATGGCCCACCCACAACCCATCGACAAACCCGGCCTGTTTCTCGCGGTTTCCCATAACTCTGCCTGCAACGATCCTTGGTTGCGCGGACAGCTGGCCAAAAAGATGACAGAATTGCCCGCGTCCGGACTGACAGAAGCTGCGCTGCTGCGCAATATCGAGCGTTGGAAAGCGCAACGCTCACAACCGCAGCCACAACCTGTCAGTACCCCAAAACAGTAG
- a CDS encoding electron transfer flavoprotein subunit alpha/FixB family protein translates to MTILVIAEHDNKVVAPATLNTVAAAAKIGGDIHVLVAGQNVGAVAEAAAKIAGVAKVLVADNAAYAHQLPENVAPLVAELGKAYSHILAAATSNGKNILPRVAATLDVDQISEIISVESADTFKRPIYAGNAIATVQSNAAVKVITVRATGFDPVAAEGGSAAVEAVAAAHDAGTSSFVGEELAKSDRPELTAAKIVVSGGRGMQNGDNFKHLYALADKLGAAVGASRAAVDAGFVPNDMQVGQTGKIVAPQLYIAVGISGAIQHLAGMKDSKVIVAINKDEEAPIFQVADYGLVADLFEAIPEFEKLV, encoded by the coding sequence ATGACTATCTTGGTAATCGCTGAGCACGACAACAAGGTTGTGGCTCCTGCCACCCTGAACACCGTTGCTGCTGCCGCCAAAATCGGTGGAGACATTCACGTTCTGGTCGCTGGTCAGAATGTGGGTGCTGTTGCTGAAGCCGCTGCGAAAATCGCTGGCGTGGCCAAAGTGCTGGTGGCCGATAACGCCGCTTACGCGCACCAACTGCCGGAAAACGTTGCTCCGCTGGTTGCAGAGTTGGGCAAGGCTTACAGCCACATCCTGGCTGCCGCCACTTCCAACGGCAAAAACATCCTGCCGCGCGTTGCCGCGACCCTGGACGTTGACCAGATCTCCGAGATCATCTCGGTCGAAAGCGCTGATACCTTCAAGCGCCCGATCTACGCCGGTAACGCCATTGCTACCGTACAGTCCAACGCTGCAGTCAAAGTGATCACCGTGCGTGCCACCGGTTTCGACCCGGTTGCTGCAGAAGGTGGTTCGGCTGCCGTTGAAGCAGTTGCTGCTGCTCACGACGCTGGCACTTCGAGCTTCGTTGGCGAAGAACTGGCCAAGTCCGATCGTCCGGAACTGACCGCTGCCAAAATCGTCGTTTCCGGCGGTCGCGGCATGCAGAACGGCGACAACTTCAAACACCTGTACGCCCTGGCCGACAAGCTGGGCGCTGCCGTCGGTGCTTCCCGCGCCGCGGTCGACGCAGGTTTTGTACCCAACGACATGCAGGTCGGTCAGACCGGCAAGATCGTTGCGCCACAGCTGTACATCGCCGTCGGTATTTCCGGCGCGATCCAGCACCTGGCCGGCATGAAAGACTCCAAAGTGATCGTTGCGATCAACAAGGACGAAGAAGCGCCGATCTTCCAGGTGGCCGATTATGGCCTGGTGGCGGACTTGTTCGAAGCCATCCCCGAGTTCGAGAAGCTGGTCTAA